One Ogataea parapolymorpha DL-1 chromosome VI, whole genome shotgun sequence DNA window includes the following coding sequences:
- a CDS encoding bdf1p, with product MSLEEPSASIQTSSISDIPVNGKPELEVSGKHALDPESPDGSDVKKQKLDADEQPTQTAQPDQTATTGAPEQQPEQPKVEATPDTGAPALVPANMEPAPKPPPEPDMNNLPEHPLPAHQKKHAITSIKAVRRLKDAGPFLTPVDTVKLNIPFYYNFIKRPMDLSTIERKLNVDAYETPEQVMEDFNLMVDNCITFNGKDSAISQMARNIQASFEKHMLNMPPKDLPPGMQVSATKGTRRKTNAGLEVPQLRRDSALDNGRPKREIHPPKPKDMPYDIRPRKKKFQAELRFCQQVIKELMSKKYDSISYPFLAPVDPVALDCPTYFDVVKEPMDLGTIHSKLQNGEYENADEFEKDVRLVFHNCYLFNPEGTAVNIMGHRLESVFNEKWANRPTTPVSPANISDFDSDYDDDDDFNVDIDSITDPTIEFLVANIERMTQDLKKMRQEKYEQMRKEWLKKRKNKKGTKKGTKKRKESVSQPNGIYPTHVTYEMKKEISEAMGSINEKMLKNVIAIIKEGIPDLADDEEIELDMDQLNNETLLKLYNYIVKGKSSKSQRKKKKGGNSEEKKIESLKKKLAQFENAEADESSDEDDDDDEDESSEEE from the coding sequence ATGTCATTAGAAGAACCCAGTGCTTCCATACAGACTTCTTCTATTTCTGACATCCCGGTTAATGGCAAGCCTGAGCTGGAGGTCTCGGGAAAACACGCCCTTGATCCGGAGTCTCCAGACGGCTCCGACGTGAAgaagcagaaactggacGCAGATGAGCAACCTACACAGACTGCACAGCCCGATCAGACTGCTACTACTGGGGCTCCCGAACAGCAGCCTGAACAGCCCAAGGTGGAAGCCACTCCAGACACTGGGGCTCCTGCGCTTGTTCCTGCCAACATGGAGCCTGCTCCCAAACCTCCTCCGGAGCCTGATATGAACAACCTTCCCGAGCATCCGTTACCAGCACATCAGAAGAAGCATGCCATCACCTCTATAAAGGCCGTGCGGCGACTGAAGGATGCTGGTCCGTTCTTGACGCCGGTCGACACAGTTAAGCTCAACATCCCATTTTACTATAATTTTATCAAACGGCCAATGGATTTGTCGACGATCGAGAGAAAATTGAATGTGGACGCCTACGAGACGCCGGAGCAGGTCATGGAAGATTTCAACTTGATGGTGGACAACTGTATCACGTTCAACGGTAAGGACTCTGCGATTTCCCAGATGGCCAGAAATATACAGGCAAGCTTCGAGAAACACATGCTTAATATGCCACCCAAGGATTTGCCACCGGGAATGCAAGTTTCCGCCACGAAGGGTACCAGAAGAAAGACCAATGCGGGATTGGAAGTCCCGCAACTCAGAAGAGACAGCGCGTTGGACAACGGGAGACCCAAGCGGGAGATTCATCCGCCAAAGCCTAAGGACATGCCATACGACATTCGgccaagaaagaagaaattccAGGCCGAACTACGGTTCTGTCAGCAGgtgatcaaggagctgatgtCGAAGAAGTACGATTCGATTTCGTATCCGTTTTTGGCCCCCGTTGATCCTGTGGCTCTTGATTGTCCAACTTATTTCGATGTTGTGAAGGAGCCTATGGATTTGGGAACTATTCACAGCAAGTTGCAGAACGGCGAGTATGAGAACGCtgatgagtttgagaaggaCGTGAGACTGGTTTTCCATAATTGCTACCTGTTTAACCCTGAGGGAACGGCCGTGAACATCATGGGGCACAGACTGGAGAGTGTATTTAATGAGAAGTGGGCAAATCGTCCGACGACTCCGGTGTCTCCTGCAAATATTTCTGATTTCGACTCGgactacgacgacgacgacgactttAACGTGGACATCGACTCGATCACGGACCCAACGATCGAGTTTTTGGTGGCCAACATTGAGCGTATGACCCAGGACCTCAAGAAGATGAGACAGGAGAAGTACGAGCAGATGAGGAAAGAGTGGTTGAAGAAGCGCAAGAATAAGAAGGGCACCAAGAAGGGcaccaagaagagaaagGAGTCAGTTTCGCAGCCTAACGGTATTTATCCTACGCATGTGACTTATGagatgaagaaagagaTCAGCGAGGCCATGGGATCTATCAACGAAAAGATGCTGAAGAACGTGATTGCTATCATCAAGGAGGGTATTCCAGATCTTgctgacgacgaggagatcgagtTGGACATGGATCAGCTGAACAACGAGACCTTGTTGAAACTGTACAACTACATTGTCAAGGGCAAGAGTTCCAAATCCcagcgcaagaagaagaagggtGGTAATAgcgaggaaaagaagattgagagtttgaagaagaagctcgCGCAGTTCGAG